A stretch of Schistocerca cancellata isolate TAMUIC-IGC-003103 chromosome 3, iqSchCanc2.1, whole genome shotgun sequence DNA encodes these proteins:
- the LOC126175081 gene encoding uncharacterized protein LOC126175081 isoform X2 has product MCEAHRVYVKHYLKVHAEKMYLCEKCHKGFSTETAQRKHMRTCGMKFTCSCNFSYESYEALLTHAKRHRHTFDEKFRFYGKSNAVPNEAEVSSKDMPRPFAVPIHPLAAATLSELSPHSVATTVSRAVQTDRVAEAKRTRKSGVHPKASKRKTCAQTQTGSIPRNRHPTTSAETQTIGDYILKKAMKAADIPVSHRGVSVPELKTETTAKKRRKSMETQTTQPVANSVFSKCNDVNISISTNGFNNNQMYNHTEDSIPGSDNFTALNNSPTPNFSLFDGSDSFSLDIDSLSSLWQKSSSGTQTSPVSTGNILLKEEMLNHSVTQTDWNNVLLESKPFTHSSSNINSSSQTVSDLSTYFENPVETGFIENANETNHFSSPSCSTELNGVPEFPGDSNYSDSNLDSILTQTAGLFDENWSCSTETQTELDFNSCFFNDDDTSFTHYFNTETQTSEDVDNLGQLLYSNTCTQTNDINKLSEFADIQTQTAGPHFSKDSVLISAETQTAISETSNSQICHSSKQLVSNKPSAATVFNDNDAQTNGNEFKDFIIDLVKRDMNDKLL; this is encoded by the exons caCTACTTAAAAGTACACGCAGAgaagatgtacctttgtgaaaaaTGTCACAAGGGCTTTTCGACAGAGACTGCTCAGAGGAAGCATATGAGAACTTGTGGGATGAAATTTACATGTTCATGCAATTTCTCTTATGAATCATATGAGGCACTGCTGACACATGCCAAACGCCATCGACATACATTCGATGAAAAATTCAGGTTTTATGGGAA GAGCAATGCTGTTCCCAATGAAGCAGAAGTGTCTAGTAAAGATATGCCAAGGCCTTTTGCTGTCCCTATTCATCCTCTTGCAGCAGCTACATTGAGTGAACTCTCACCACACTCAGTTGCTACCACAGTCAGTAGGGCTGTACAGACAGACAGAGTTGCAGAAGCTAAAAGAACAAGAAAAAGTGGTGTCCACCCAAAGGCATCAAAACGTAAAACCTGTGCTCAGACACAGACAGGTTCTATACCTCGCAACAGGCACCCAACCACAAGTGCAGAGACTCAAACAATAGGAGATTATATTCTGAAAAAAGCAATGAAAGCTGCTGACATTCCAGTTAGTCACAGAGGTGTTAGTGTTCCCGAATTAAAGACAGAGACTActgcaaagaaaagaagaaagagtaTGGAAACTCAGACTACACAGCCAGTGGCTAATTCAGTATTTAGTAAATGTAATGATGTTAACATCAGTATTTCCACTAATGGGTTCAACAATAATCAGATGTATAACCATACAGAAGATTCTATACCTGGATCAGATAATTTTACAGCACTGAATAATAGTCCCACACCTAATTTCTCTCTTTTTGATGGATCAGACTCATTTAGCTTGGATATTGATAGTCTTTCGAGCCTCTGGCAGAAAAGCTCTTCAGGCACTCAAACAAGTCCAGTTAGTACAGGCAATATTTTACTGAAAGAGGAGATGTTAAATCACAGTGTCACTCAGACTGACTGGAATAACGTACTTCTGGAGTCTAAACCTTTCACACACTCATCCAGTAATATTAATTCAAGTTCACAAACTGTGAGTGACTTAAGCACCTACTTTGAAAATCCAGTAGAAACTGGCTTTatagaaaatgcaaatgaaactaatCATTTCAGTAGCCCCTCTTGCAGCACAGAATTGAATGGTGTGCCAGAATTTCCTGGAGATTCAAACTATTCTGATAGTAACTTGGACAGTATCTTGACACAGACAGCAGGTCTGTTTGATGAGAATTGGTCTTGCAGCACAGAAACACAGACCGAACTTGATTTTAATAGCTGCTTTTTTAATGATGATGATACATCTTTCACGCATTACTTTAATACAGAAACTCAAACCTCTGAAGATGTCGATAATCTGGGACAACTTCTTTATTCCAATACATGTACTCAAACAAATGATATTAACAAACTGTCAGAGTTTGCAGACATTCAAACTCAGACTGCAGGTCCACATTTTAGCAAAGATTCTGTATTAATTTCAGCAGAAACTCAAACAGCAATTTCAGAGACTTCTAATTCACAGATTTGCCATTCATCTAAGCAACTAGTGAGCAACAAACCTTCTGCAGCTACAGTATTTAATGATAATGATGCACAAACAAATGGAAATGAGTTTAAAGACTTTATTATTGACCTAGTTAAGCGAGATATGAATGATAAACTTTTATGA